AGCTTCAGCGTCTAGGCAACCGCCCTACCACCCTACCGCCCTACCGCCCGTTACCGTCCTCTAGGCGCTTCAGCGTCTCTACGAGCCGCTTCATCTCTTCGTCGAGTCGCTCCATCTCGCCGTCGAGACGTGCGCGACCTCCGAATTCGAGCTCGAGTGCCTCGCCCAGCCCTTCGAGCTCCAGATCCAGCAGCTCCCCGAGGCCCTCGAGCTCAATTGCTACGCCATCGACCATCACGCGGGTCGTCCCGATCTCATGCTGGACCTCGTCGCCCAGGAGTCGAGTCCGCCGCACCCGCTCGACACGCTCCATCCGCTCCAGACGTTCCCGGAGCCGATATCGCGAGCGCTGCAGACCCTCCTGCGCCCGATCCAGCTCGAAACGTGCAAGCGCGAGGTGCCGTTCGTCGCCTTCGAGCCGTTCGACGAGAGCCTTCGCGCACACTTCAGCCGAGCTGGCCTGTACCTCCGGAGCCACGACAACGGCAGCCTGGCCGCTATTCAGCGCCACCACGAGATGGGGTGCCGTCTCGACCTCGCTGACCATGCACTCGTACGCAACCTCCCCAGAATCGCCGCTCGCCAACGCCAGCGTAACCACGCCGGCCACCGCCGCACTTCCCAACACCGCCGCCAGCGCGATGACGTCTGAGCTGATCCCTTTCATCTTGCCCCTCCGAGCTGCGTCCGAGTGCTATAAGAACTCTGACGTGTTCGCTCCCGAAAAGGTTGCGCAGGCCCACGCGCACCCACGCTAGACCAGACCCATGGGTTGCGTCTGTATTCTGCCACACCTAAATGGATAGTGTAACCTCAACCCTCATGGAATGGCGATATGGAAACTCCGCTTCAGCTTGACGAGTCTCTCGCGGGAGTGCCCACCGAGCGGCGTGAGCTCATCGAGGTGTTCTTGGAACGCGTCTGGCCGTTTCTCGTCAGCTCCCTGACCACGTCGTCATCGAGTTTGCTGCGAAGTGTCTTGGCGGCTCCCACGCACGCCGGCACGCTGGCGCGCTTTCTCTCTGAGGTGGCGAGCGACGAGGCGGTGGCCGCCCTTGACCCCCTCGCGGCAGCGTTTGCTCGGGCCGGCGATATCCAGGAGACCCTGCTGAAGAAGGCGGGTGGGACATGGCTTGCCGGGGAGGTGGCCGAGCACCTCGCCATCACCAGGCAAGCGGTCGACAAGCGCCGCAAGCGGGGCTCGCTCCTCGCCGTGGAGGTCAGAAGTTGGCATCGGTATCCGCTCTGCCAGTTCAGCGAGGGTGGCGTGGTCGACGGTCTGCCGGAGGTGCTCAAAGCAATCGATACGGACAGCGGCTGGACTCGCCTCTCTGTCCTACTGTCTCCGACCCTCCGATCCGATTCGGCGGATGATGCGGATATGGAGAGCTCTGTCCTCGACGCCCTCCGGCAAGGCCATAAGGCCGAGGCACTTCATGCTGCTGCATCGTGGGGGCGCCATGAGGCGGTGTGAGGTTGCAAGGCGGCACACAACCATTCTCAACACTACGGCCTGAACGTCGGCGATGCCGGCCGGCCCTTCCCCTATGCCTCCGGGCGATTTCACGTCCCGGACACTCCCGGTTTCAGACTTCGCTCCCGGGGACATCCTCTTTCGGATCCACCGCGATGATGGAAGAGATCCGCTTCATTTTGGACGCGCCAAATTGGCCCACCAACGAGCACGGTTCCATGGTCCGCGAGGCCAATACGGAGTCTGCTATCTCGGTGTGAAGCCTGAGACAGCCTTTGTAGAAACGCTCCTGCGATACCCTGGCGGCCAGCTTGTCTCGATGTCAGATCTCGCTGCGCGCAAGCTAGCCCGAGTCGAAGTCACTCGAGATCTGCGGGTGGCGGATCTCACCGGTCCAGGGTTGGTTCTTATTGGAGGAACTGCTGAGATCAGTTCTACTCGCGATTACACCCTTTCTTGGGCATGGTCACGAGCTGTGTATGAGCATCCCGACGGGGTGGATGGAATCCTCTATCGTTGCCGACACGATGACGACCAACTCGCCGTGGCACTGTTCGGGCGAGCCCGAACCGCGGTGCGGGTTCAGGACAGCAAACCCCTCATCGGGGATCTCAGGTGGCTCGGTGAGCTCGCGGGACGGTACAAGTTTGGGCTGGCGCCCTGACCAAGGCGCGTGACGTGATATCCCCGGCAAACTTTTCTACGGCGATCAGCAGCCTCCCGGCTCGTAGATCGAGCCCGTCCTCCCCCGCGCCGAAGCCCGGAGGCAGGTCGAACCAACGCTCGGGGCCACGCCGCCCTGGTTGACGTCGCCATCGAGAGGCACCCGCCATACGTCCTGGAAGTCATCCACGAAGAAGAGCGCGCTCTGGTCGGGGGCCCACGCAGCCTGACGCTCGAGCGCCGATGAAGTCGTTATGCGGCACGGGTTGGACCCATCGGAGTCGATGATCCGGAGACCCCAGTCACCCTCGCCTCGCGCCTCGGATGAACTCCTGAGACCGGGTGATCTGGACTCCCTGATCGAGACTGGAGACACCGCCGGCGAGCGGAAAAGACCAGACGGTGCTCGTCGCGCCGGCGCGGGTGATGAGCAGTCTGCCGTCCTCGCCCACCGCGAGCCCCGACGGCGCAATCCCCGAGGTCACTCTTCGAGGCTCGCCGAGCACCTCTCCGGACTCCACATCGAGTGCCAGCGCCCATCCAAGGGTCTATCTGGCCCTTGCCCGGACGGAACCATCCGCGCCAATTGGACCACAGCCTCCAACCGAGGTGCCGAACGACCTGAGGCGCCCGCCACAAGAGGCAGGAGCCCATTGAATGTCGTTTCAGCAGCGCATGCCGACCCTGTTCGCCGCCCTCGCCCTCACACTCGTTCTCCCCTCAGCGACGCTCGCCCAGACCTCGTCCTCCGAGCTGCTGAGCCCGCTCAGCTTCCGACACATCGGAGTCGTGGGAAACCGCGTAGCTTCGGTGGCAGGTGTCGCCGGTAACCCCCTGGTCTACTATGCGGGGGCGGCGTCAGGAGGTCTTTGGAAGACCGAGGACGGAGGCATCCGTTGGCGTCCTCTCTTCGACGACTTGGACGTACACTCGGTCGGCGCGCTCGCGGTGTCGCTCTCGGATCCCCAGATCGTGTGGGCGGGCACCGGAGAACCGCACATCAGATCGAACGTCACGGTCGGCGACGGCGTCTACAAGTCGACGGACGGCGGGGACAACTGGGAGCACATGGGCCTCGACGCGACCGGTAGGATCAGCCGCCTCGTGATCCATCCCACGAACCCCGACATCGTGTACGCCGCGGCGCTCGGCCACGCACACGCGCCCCAACCGGAACGGGGGATCTACCGAACCCTGGACGGTGGCCAGACGTGGGAGCACGTGCTCTTCGTCGATGAAGACACCGGTGCATCGAGCGTGATCATGGACCCGAACAACCCGCGTATTCTCTTCGCGGGCATGTGGACCGTTCAGGTGAACGCGTGGGGCAGAGAGAGCGGTGGTCCGGGCTCGGGCATCTTCATGTCGCGGGACGGCGGCGATACATGGTCCAAGCTGGAGGGCCGAGGCCTTCCCACCCTGCCGGTCGGCAAGATCGACGTATGCATGTCACGGGCCGACTCCCGACGCATCTACGCGCTTATCGAAACGGGCGACGGCGTACCCTGGCACGGTCAGGAAACGGAGGACGGTGAGCTGTGGCGGAGCAGCGACGGTGGCTACGACTGGGAGCTGGTGAATCACAGCCGTGACCTCGGTGGGCGGACCGCGTACTACAACAACTGCCGCGTCTTTCCGGATGACGAGAACGAGGTCTTCTTTCTGACCGCCGCGCTTTCGCGCACCTACGACGGAGGCCTCACGTACATCACGCATCAGGGCATCGAACGCCCGGGCGGAGACTACCATGACTTGTGGATCGATCCGGACAATCCCGACCGTCTGGTCATCGGCAACGACCAAGGGGTGCACATCTCCGTCAACCGCGGCGCGTCGTATCTGCGGGTCGAGCTTCCGATCTCCCAGATGTACCACGTGACCGTGGACAACGCGATTCCGTACAACGTTCTCGGCAACCGACAGGACGGCCCCTCCTACCGCGGGCCGAGCAACTCGCTATACGGTGGCCGAGGGGGGGCGGGCAGCATCCCCCGCGGAGATTGGCACCAGGTCGGCGGCGGCGAGAGTGGATTCGCCACACCCGACCCCACCGATCCCGACATCGTGTGGTCGAGTGCCTCGGGCTCCGGCGCCCGCGGTGGCATCGTCGTCCGGTACGACGAGAAGAACCGCCAGTTCCGGAACGTCGAGGTGTGGCCGGAAAGCACCGGCGGCACGCCCGCCGACGAAGTGCGCTTCCGCTTCCAGTGGACCTTCCCGTTGCTGATCTCTCCACACGACCACAACACGATCTTCGTCACCAGTCAGCATGTGCACCGAACGCGGAACGGCGGGCAGAGTTGGCAGGTCATCAGCCCCGATCTGACGACGAACGACAAGAGCCGACAGGGAATCAGCGGAGGGCTCACCCCCGACAACATCGGCGTGGAGTATTGCTGCGTGATCTACGCCTTCGACGAGTCGCCCGCGCAGCAGGGGGTCTTCTATGCCGGCTCGAACGACGGCAAGGTGCACGTGAGCCGGGACGACGGGACCACGTGGACCGACGTCACCGACAACCTACCGGACTGGCCGGCGGACGGAGTGGTGCGCGGGATCGACGCGTCCAAATGGGATCCGGGCAAAGCTTATCTGGTCGTGGAAGCGCACCAGGTCGGCGACTTCGCGGCATACGCGTACCGGACCGAGGACTACGGTGCCTCGTGGACGAAGATCACGAACGGCATCCCCGACCACGTCCTGAGCTTCACGCGTAGCATTCAGGAGGACCCGGTTCGACCTGGCCTTCTCTACCTCGGCACCGAGAACCGCCTCTACGTGAGCTTCGAC
This sequence is a window from Gemmatimonadota bacterium. Protein-coding genes within it:
- a CDS encoding DNA-binding protein; its protein translation is METPLQLDESLAGVPTERRELIEVFLERVWPFLVSSLTTSSSSLLRSVLAAPTHAGTLARFLSEVASDEAVAALDPLAAAFARAGDIQETLLKKAGGTWLAGEVAEHLAITRQAVDKRRKRGSLLAVEVRSWHRYPLCQFSEGGVVDGLPEVLKAIDTDSGWTRLSVLLSPTLRSDSADDADMESSVLDALRQGHKAEALHAAASWGRHEAV
- a CDS encoding RES family NAD+ phosphorylase; the protein is MPPGDFTSRTLPVSDFAPGDILFRIHRDDGRDPLHFGRAKLAHQRARFHGPRGQYGVCYLGVKPETAFVETLLRYPGGQLVSMSDLAARKLARVEVTRDLRVADLTGPGLVLIGGTAEISSTRDYTLSWAWSRAVYEHPDGVDGILYRCRHDDDQLAVALFGRARTAVRVQDSKPLIGDLRWLGELAGRYKFGLAP
- a CDS encoding sialidase, with translation MPTLFAALALTLVLPSATLAQTSSSELLSPLSFRHIGVVGNRVASVAGVAGNPLVYYAGAASGGLWKTEDGGIRWRPLFDDLDVHSVGALAVSLSDPQIVWAGTGEPHIRSNVTVGDGVYKSTDGGDNWEHMGLDATGRISRLVIHPTNPDIVYAAALGHAHAPQPERGIYRTLDGGQTWEHVLFVDEDTGASSVIMDPNNPRILFAGMWTVQVNAWGRESGGPGSGIFMSRDGGDTWSKLEGRGLPTLPVGKIDVCMSRADSRRIYALIETGDGVPWHGQETEDGELWRSSDGGYDWELVNHSRDLGGRTAYYNNCRVFPDDENEVFFLTAALSRTYDGGLTYITHQGIERPGGDYHDLWIDPDNPDRLVIGNDQGVHISVNRGASYLRVELPISQMYHVTVDNAIPYNVLGNRQDGPSYRGPSNSLYGGRGGAGSIPRGDWHQVGGGESGFATPDPTDPDIVWSSASGSGARGGIVVRYDEKNRQFRNVEVWPESTGGTPADEVRFRFQWTFPLLISPHDHNTIFVTSQHVHRTRNGGQSWQVISPDLTTNDKSRQGISGGLTPDNIGVEYCCVIYAFDESPAQQGVFYAGSNDGKVHVSRDDGTTWTDVTDNLPDWPADGVVRGIDASKWDPGKAYLVVEAHQVGDFAAYAYRTEDYGASWTKITNGIPDHVLSFTRSIQEDPVRPGLLYLGTENRLYVSFDDGDGWQPLINDLPPAPMYGIVVQEHFNDLVIGTYGRGFWIMDDLTPLQQLTEEVRARDAYLFEPRDAYRFNPRTAPAAMTIDQSQGTNPRNAAYINYWLGEQTAGADVTLRISDATGALVRTLEGTSQSGLNRVFWDFRGEPSTPIRRRVAPLYADWVDYGPDRVRIQDGMSLRHPPGAYTVTLDVDGEEQSQRLNVLKDPNSDGTMASIRAQFDLMSEIRNDYDAAADAINRIEWVRRQLYDLVEVLEDQGNAADLIEGAGDLDESLIAIESRLIQLRSTGTGQDGVRYPSKVAGQLRHLANGVGTADFRPADQQGEVQVLLRDKVMNAREDLETALSEDMAAFNRLLAERGLNPLISEEGAGA